A window of the Gasterosteus aculeatus chromosome 21, fGasAcu3.hap1.1, whole genome shotgun sequence genome harbors these coding sequences:
- the pfkpa gene encoding ATP-dependent 6-phosphofructokinase, platelet type isoform X5, protein MAQPESKKIFFENLSGAGKAIAVLTSGGDAQGMNAAVRAVVRMGLYVGAKVYFIHEGYQGMVDGGENIVEASWESVSSMLQVGGTVIGSARCKEFRSHEGRLKAAHNLVQQGITNLCVIGGDGSLTGANLFREEWSGLLTELVEQGLIEADAVQKYSALHIVGMVGSIDNDFCGTDMTIGTDSALHRIIEVVDAIMTTAQSHQRTFVLEVMGRHCGYLALVSALACGADWVLIPEMPPEDGWEDKMCEKLSANRAGMKRLNIIIVAEGAIDRSNRPITTDYIKDLVVKCLGFDTRVTILGHVQRGGTPSAFDRILASRMGVEAVLALLETTANTPACVVSLCGNQSVRLPLMECVQMTQEVQRAMDGKRFEEAVRLRGRSFENNLRTYKLLAHRKPESELPVSNFNVAVLNVGAPAAGMNAAVRSAVRVGISEGHKMFAVNDGFEGFYKGQIKEIKWADVGGWTGQGGTLLGTKRTLPGKHVDKIAEQMRMHNINALLIIGGFEAFLSLLELLTARGKYDEFCVPMVMVPATVSNNVPGSDLSIGADTALNAITATCDRIKQSASGTKRRVFIIETMGGYCGYLASVGGLAAGADAAYIYEEPFDIRDLQANVEHLTEKMKTSIQRGLVLRNENCNDNYTTDFIYQLYSEEGRGVFDSRKNVLGHMQQGGAPSPFDRNFGTKITAKAMQWVSKKLVETYRQGRVFANTEDSCCLLGMRRRALVFQPVVQLKDETDFVHRIPKEQWWLKLRPLMKILAKYKTSYDVSDSGQLMHVVRNRPKDSDASVAM, encoded by the exons ATGGCGCAGCCAGAAAGCAAGAAGATATTCTTTGAGAACCTGTCCGGAGCGGGGAAAGCCATCGCCGTGCTGACCAGCGGAGGGGATGCTCAAG GGATGAATGCTGCCGTACGTGCCGTGGTTCGAATGGGGTTATATGTGGGCGCAAAAGTTTATTTCATTCATGAG GGATATCAGGGGATGGTGGATGGTGGGGAGAACATAGTGGAAGCCTCATGGGAAAGTGTCTCCAGCATGCTACAAGTG GGCGGGACTGTTATCGGCAGCGCCCGCTGTAAGGAGTTTCGCAGCCACGAGGGCCGCCTGAAGGCCGCCCACAACCTGGTGCAGCAAGGCATCACCAACCTGTGCGTTATCGGTGGAGACGGCAGTCTGACGGGAGCCAACCTCTTCAGGGAGGAATGGAGCGGCCTGCTGACGGAGCTGGTGGAGCAAG GTTTGATTGAGGCCGACGCGGTCCAGAAGTACTCGGCCCTTCACATCGTGGGGATGGTTGGCTCCATCGACAACGACTTCTGTGGCACCGACATGACAATCGGCACCGACTCCGCTCTGCACCGGATCATCGAAGTGGTGGACGCCATTATGACCACTGCACAGAG TCACCAGAGAACCTTTGTTTTGGAGGTCATGGGCAGACACTGTGG CTACCTGGCCTTGGTCAGCGCCCTGGCTTGTGGAGCCGACTGGGTTCTGATCCCTGAGATGCCCCCAGAGGACGGCTGGGAGGACAAGATGTGTGAAAAACTGTCTGCG AACCGAGCAGGGATGAAAAGGCTGAATATCATAATTGTAGCCGAAGGGGCGATTGATCGTAGCAACAGGCCAATTACCACTGACTACATCAAGGAT CTCGTCGTCAAATGCTTGGGTTTCGACACGCGAGTGACCATCCTGGGCCACGTGCAGAGAGGAGGGACCCCTTCTGCTTTTGACCGCATCCTG GCCAGTCGGATGGGTGTGGAGGCTGTCCTTGCACTTCTGGAGACCACAGCGAACACGCCAGCCTGTGTGGTGTCTCTCTGCGGTAACCAATCGGTGCGCCTGCCTCTGATGGAATGTGTACAGATG ACTCAGGAGGTCCAGAGGGCCATGGACGGGAAGCGGTttgaggaggctgtgaggctGCGGGGCAG GAGTTTTGAAAACAACCTGAGGACGTACAAACTGCTGGCTCATCGCAAACCAGAATCCGAACTGCCAGTT AGCAACTTCAACGTGGCGGTGCTGAACGTCGGTGCCCCCGCAGCGGGCATGAACGCCGCCGTGCGCTCAGCCGTCAGGGTGGGCATCTCCGAGGGGCACAAGATGTTTGCTGTCAATGATGGTTTTGAGGGATTCTACAAAGGACAG ATTAAGGAGATTAAATGGGCCGATGTGGGAGGATGGACGGGACAAGGAGGAACTCTGTTGGGAACCAAAAG AACACTTCCTGGAAAGCATGTTGACAAAATCGCTGAGCAGATGCGAATGCACAATATTAATGCCCTGCTAATTATTGGTGGATTTGAG GCCTTCCTGTCCCTGCTGGAATTGTTAACGGCGCGTGGGAAATATGACGAGTTCTGCGTGCCCATGGTCATGGTCCCAGCCACTGTCTCCAACAATGTGCCGGGCTCAGACCTCAGCATCGGCGCTGACACGGCTCTGAACGCCATCACCGCT aCCTGCGACCGCATCAAGCAGTCGGCAAGCGGCACCAAGAGACGCGTGTTCATCATTGAGACCATGGGTGGCTACTGCGGCTACCTGGCCAGCGTGGGCGGCCTGGCGGCCGGAGCCGATGCGGCCTACATATACGAGGAGCCGTTTGACATCCGAGACCTGCAG GCCAACGTAGAACATTTGACTGAGAAAATGAAGACCAGCATCCAAAGAGGACTGGTCCTAAG gaaTGAGAACTGCAATGACAACTACACCACAGACTTTATCTACCAGCTGTACTCtgaagaagggaggggggtgtttgaCTCCAGGAAGAATGTGCTGGGACACATGCAGCAG GGAGGAGCGCCGTCTCCGTTCGACCGGAACTTTGGGACCAAAATCACCGCCAAGGCGATGCAGTGGGTCAGCAAGAAGCTGGTGGAGACATACAGGCAGG GCCGAGTGTTCGCCAACACAGAGGACTCCTGCTGCCTGCTGGGGATGCGACGCAGGGCTCTGGTCTTCCAGCCCGTTGTACAACTCAAGGACGAGACCGACTTTGT TCACAGGATCCCCAAGGAGCAGTGGTGGTTGAAGCTGCGTCCTCTGATGAAGATCCTGGCCAAGTACAAGACGAGCTACGACGTGTCAGACTCCGGTCAGCTGATGCACGTTGTGCGCAACCGGCCCAAAGACTCGGACGCTTCGGTGGCCATGTGA
- the pfkpa gene encoding ATP-dependent 6-phosphofructokinase, platelet type isoform X4, with product MAQPESKKIFFENLSGAGKAIAVLTSGGDAQGMNAAVRAVVRMGLYVGAKVYFIHEGYQGMVDGGENIVEASWESVSSMLQVGGTVIGSARCKEFRSHEGRLKAAHNLVQQGITNLCVIGGDGSLTGANLFREEWSGLLTELVEQGLIEADAVQKYSALHIVGMVGSIDNDFCGTDMTIGTDSALHRIIEVVDAIMTTAQSHQRTFVLEVMGRHCGYLALVSALACGADWVLIPEMPPEDGWEDKMCEKLSANRAGMKRLNIIIVAEGAIDRSNRPITTDYIKDLVVKCLGFDTRVTILGHVQRGGTPSAFDRILASRMGVEAVLALLETTANTPACVVSLCGNQSVRLPLMECVQMTQEVQRAMDGKRFEEAVRLRGRSFENNLRTYKLLAHRKPESELPVSNFNVAVLNVGAPAAGMNAAVRSAVRVGISEGHKMFAVNDGFEGFYKGQIKEIKWADVGGWTGQGGTLLGTKRTLPGKHVDKIAEQMRMHNINALLIIGGFEAFESLLQLYEARATHEDFCIPMCMLPATISNNVPGTDLSIGADTALNAIVETCDRIKQSASGTKRRVFIIETMGGYCGYLASVGGLAAGADAAYIYEEPFDIRDLQANVEHLTEKMKTSIQRGLVLRNENCNDNYTTDFIYQLYSEEGRGVFDSRKNVLGHMQQGGAPSPFDRNFGTKITAKAMQWVSKKLVETYRQGRVFANTEDSCCLLGMRRRALVFQPVVQLKDETDFVHRIPKEQWWLKLRPLMKILAKYKTSYDVSDSGQLMHVVRNRPKDSDASVAM from the exons ATGGCGCAGCCAGAAAGCAAGAAGATATTCTTTGAGAACCTGTCCGGAGCGGGGAAAGCCATCGCCGTGCTGACCAGCGGAGGGGATGCTCAAG GGATGAATGCTGCCGTACGTGCCGTGGTTCGAATGGGGTTATATGTGGGCGCAAAAGTTTATTTCATTCATGAG GGATATCAGGGGATGGTGGATGGTGGGGAGAACATAGTGGAAGCCTCATGGGAAAGTGTCTCCAGCATGCTACAAGTG GGCGGGACTGTTATCGGCAGCGCCCGCTGTAAGGAGTTTCGCAGCCACGAGGGCCGCCTGAAGGCCGCCCACAACCTGGTGCAGCAAGGCATCACCAACCTGTGCGTTATCGGTGGAGACGGCAGTCTGACGGGAGCCAACCTCTTCAGGGAGGAATGGAGCGGCCTGCTGACGGAGCTGGTGGAGCAAG GTTTGATTGAGGCCGACGCGGTCCAGAAGTACTCGGCCCTTCACATCGTGGGGATGGTTGGCTCCATCGACAACGACTTCTGTGGCACCGACATGACAATCGGCACCGACTCCGCTCTGCACCGGATCATCGAAGTGGTGGACGCCATTATGACCACTGCACAGAG TCACCAGAGAACCTTTGTTTTGGAGGTCATGGGCAGACACTGTGG CTACCTGGCCTTGGTCAGCGCCCTGGCTTGTGGAGCCGACTGGGTTCTGATCCCTGAGATGCCCCCAGAGGACGGCTGGGAGGACAAGATGTGTGAAAAACTGTCTGCG AACCGAGCAGGGATGAAAAGGCTGAATATCATAATTGTAGCCGAAGGGGCGATTGATCGTAGCAACAGGCCAATTACCACTGACTACATCAAGGAT CTCGTCGTCAAATGCTTGGGTTTCGACACGCGAGTGACCATCCTGGGCCACGTGCAGAGAGGAGGGACCCCTTCTGCTTTTGACCGCATCCTG GCCAGTCGGATGGGTGTGGAGGCTGTCCTTGCACTTCTGGAGACCACAGCGAACACGCCAGCCTGTGTGGTGTCTCTCTGCGGTAACCAATCGGTGCGCCTGCCTCTGATGGAATGTGTACAGATG ACTCAGGAGGTCCAGAGGGCCATGGACGGGAAGCGGTttgaggaggctgtgaggctGCGGGGCAG GAGTTTTGAAAACAACCTGAGGACGTACAAACTGCTGGCTCATCGCAAACCAGAATCCGAACTGCCAGTT AGCAACTTCAACGTGGCGGTGCTGAACGTCGGTGCCCCCGCAGCGGGCATGAACGCCGCCGTGCGCTCAGCCGTCAGGGTGGGCATCTCCGAGGGGCACAAGATGTTTGCTGTCAATGATGGTTTTGAGGGATTCTACAAAGGACAG ATTAAGGAGATTAAATGGGCCGATGTGGGAGGATGGACGGGACAAGGAGGAACTCTGTTGGGAACCAAAAG AACACTTCCTGGAAAGCATGTTGACAAAATCGCTGAGCAGATGCGAATGCACAATATTAATGCCCTGCTAATTATTGGTGGATTTGAG GCCTTTGAGAGTCTGCTGCAGCTGTACGAGGCTCGCGCTACCCACGAGGACTTTTGCATCCCGATGTGTATGCTGCCCGCCACCATAAGTAACAATGTGCCGGGCACAGATCTAAGTATCGGGGCAGACACGGCCCTCAATGCCATCGTGGAG aCCTGCGACCGCATCAAGCAGTCGGCAAGCGGCACCAAGAGACGCGTGTTCATCATTGAGACCATGGGTGGCTACTGCGGCTACCTGGCCAGCGTGGGCGGCCTGGCGGCCGGAGCCGATGCGGCCTACATATACGAGGAGCCGTTTGACATCCGAGACCTGCAG GCCAACGTAGAACATTTGACTGAGAAAATGAAGACCAGCATCCAAAGAGGACTGGTCCTAAG gaaTGAGAACTGCAATGACAACTACACCACAGACTTTATCTACCAGCTGTACTCtgaagaagggaggggggtgtttgaCTCCAGGAAGAATGTGCTGGGACACATGCAGCAG GGAGGAGCGCCGTCTCCGTTCGACCGGAACTTTGGGACCAAAATCACCGCCAAGGCGATGCAGTGGGTCAGCAAGAAGCTGGTGGAGACATACAGGCAGG GCCGAGTGTTCGCCAACACAGAGGACTCCTGCTGCCTGCTGGGGATGCGACGCAGGGCTCTGGTCTTCCAGCCCGTTGTACAACTCAAGGACGAGACCGACTTTGT TCACAGGATCCCCAAGGAGCAGTGGTGGTTGAAGCTGCGTCCTCTGATGAAGATCCTGGCCAAGTACAAGACGAGCTACGACGTGTCAGACTCCGGTCAGCTGATGCACGTTGTGCGCAACCGGCCCAAAGACTCGGACGCTTCGGTGGCCATGTGA